The proteins below are encoded in one region of Paeniglutamicibacter cryotolerans:
- a CDS encoding ABC transporter substrate-binding protein: MLKKNHIRFFAGAALIALAATGCTTVSEGTGSSASGSAASEPTSSVSALQVDEAARALLPAAIRDSGVLKIASDPTYPPFEYYDTDNKTMIGWDVDMGDAIAQVLGLKATHVPATFDTILPGLQSGKYDLGMSTFSVTPERAKVVDFVPYLQGGTGLAVPAGNPEKLGVDPMLLCGKKIAAQKGSIQSLDVLPAFSKKCTDAGKPAIDMQFFPTQSDVNLALTSGRVEGAMADSISTAYQGKLAGGKFEIAPGPDFEPELTGTALGKKTGLLEAIQAATQKIIEDPNYQQINDKWGLPASASITAADAIMK; this comes from the coding sequence ATGTTGAAGAAAAACCACATCCGCTTTTTCGCAGGTGCGGCGCTGATCGCGCTGGCCGCAACCGGCTGCACCACCGTCTCGGAGGGGACCGGTTCCAGCGCTTCCGGGTCGGCTGCCTCCGAGCCCACGAGCAGCGTCTCGGCACTCCAGGTCGACGAGGCGGCCCGCGCGCTGCTTCCGGCAGCCATCCGTGATTCCGGCGTGCTGAAGATCGCCTCGGATCCGACCTACCCGCCGTTCGAGTACTACGACACTGACAACAAGACCATGATCGGTTGGGATGTGGACATGGGTGACGCCATCGCCCAGGTCCTGGGGCTCAAGGCCACCCACGTACCGGCCACGTTCGACACCATCCTGCCCGGGCTGCAGTCCGGTAAGTACGATCTGGGCATGTCGACCTTCTCGGTCACCCCGGAACGCGCCAAGGTCGTGGACTTCGTGCCCTACCTCCAAGGCGGCACCGGACTCGCCGTGCCGGCGGGAAACCCGGAGAAGCTCGGCGTGGACCCGATGCTGCTCTGTGGCAAGAAGATCGCAGCACAAAAGGGCTCGATCCAGTCCCTGGACGTGCTGCCGGCCTTCTCCAAGAAGTGCACCGATGCCGGTAAGCCGGCCATCGACATGCAGTTCTTCCCCACGCAGTCCGATGTGAACCTGGCACTGACTTCAGGTCGCGTCGAGGGTGCCATGGCCGACTCGATCTCGACCGCCTACCAGGGAAAACTGGCCGGCGGAAAGTTCGAGATCGCTCCCGGCCCCGACTTCGAGCCTGAGCTGACCGGAACCGCGCTGGGCAAGAAGACCGGATTGCTCGAAGCGATCCAGGCCGCGACCCAGAAAATCATCGAAGATCCGAACTACCAGCAGATCAACGACAAGTGGGGGCTGCCAGCGAGCGCTTCCATCACTGCCGCTGACGCCATCATGAAATAG
- a CDS encoding M14 family metallopeptidase translates to MSAVFTGIDFSGTGKQLGYGHVVHSDNVHDGSVIPVPVAHLSSGPGPVVLLVAGTHGDEYEGQILLHELVRTIDPADLTGTLMIVPAANSAAVRAGTRVSPIDAGNLNRSYPGDARGGPTDQVANLISSGLLPRADFVIDLHSGGSNSTYLPSSFTYRGPDEAGWAAKLKAVRSLGLPYAMVVAPLLEPGSLSSAGDLAGIPTISTELSGAGTVDRRTLATMRTGMGGLLRSLGVLAPEDGTPELDPDDPVWLELVSDSPVTSTAVGLFEPLVDLGDQVAAGAPVAQVHFIDELDRDPLTLTARVDGMVAIMRRPTLVSAGTHLMYIAPLLDIDTV, encoded by the coding sequence GTGAGCGCCGTGTTCACCGGGATCGACTTCTCCGGCACCGGTAAGCAACTCGGCTACGGACACGTGGTTCACTCGGATAACGTGCACGACGGCTCGGTCATCCCGGTCCCGGTGGCACACCTGTCCTCGGGCCCCGGGCCCGTCGTACTCTTGGTGGCCGGGACGCACGGGGACGAGTACGAAGGACAGATCCTGCTCCACGAGCTGGTGCGCACGATCGACCCGGCGGATCTGACCGGGACGCTGATGATCGTCCCGGCTGCCAACTCGGCCGCCGTGCGCGCAGGAACACGCGTCTCCCCGATTGATGCCGGAAACCTGAACCGCAGCTACCCGGGCGATGCGCGTGGTGGGCCCACCGACCAGGTGGCAAACCTGATCTCTTCGGGTCTGCTGCCCCGGGCCGACTTCGTCATCGACCTGCATTCGGGTGGATCGAATTCCACCTACCTGCCCAGTAGCTTCACCTACCGCGGCCCCGACGAAGCGGGCTGGGCAGCCAAGCTGAAGGCGGTACGGTCGCTGGGCCTTCCCTATGCGATGGTCGTCGCACCGTTGCTGGAACCGGGCTCGCTGAGCAGTGCCGGGGACCTGGCCGGAATTCCGACGATCTCCACGGAGCTCTCCGGGGCCGGTACCGTCGACCGGCGGACATTGGCGACCATGCGGACCGGAATGGGCGGGCTGCTGCGTTCGCTGGGCGTGCTGGCTCCGGAAGATGGAACCCCGGAACTGGATCCTGACGATCCGGTCTGGCTGGAACTGGTCTCGGACTCACCTGTGACCTCCACCGCAGTGGGACTCTTCGAACCGCTGGTCGACCTCGGCGATCAGGTCGCGGCCGGTGCCCCGGTCGCCCAGGTGCACTTCATCGACGAGCTCGACCGTGACCCGCTCACCCTGACCGCCCGCGTGGATGGAATGGTGGCGATCATGCGCCGACCGACGCTGGTATCTGCCGGAACGCACCTGATGTATATCGCACCACTGCTCGACATCGACACCGTCTAA
- a CDS encoding aromatic ring-hydroxylating dioxygenase subunit alpha → MYVLNTWYVAAWSTEVTRKPERRVICEQPLVLFRTQDGTPVALADRCAHRAFPLSAGRTVGDSIECGYHGFTYGSDGMCTKVPAQTTIPERAKVRKYPLVEKDGWIWAWMGDPELADPADVPDTHWMTDPEWATVTHSVHFACRADLIHDNLLDLTHESFLHQSTVGDDYIYEHGITVEVEGSVVSVDRLMPSVPAPPLYADTMGISGNYDRFHCTEFFVPNLHVLHSGITGEGRPRAEGYLIKVLNGITPIDANNAWYYYAFSRNFAVDDAQATADLEVGLATVLREDAEALEAQEIGMQERPAGEFDVLIAQDGGVAKARRILANLIKREQAAAQKPAAVAGTRA, encoded by the coding sequence ATGTATGTCCTGAACACCTGGTATGTTGCTGCTTGGTCCACCGAAGTCACGCGCAAGCCGGAACGCCGCGTCATCTGCGAGCAGCCGCTGGTGCTCTTCCGGACCCAGGACGGCACGCCCGTGGCACTGGCAGACCGCTGCGCACACCGCGCCTTCCCGCTCTCGGCCGGCCGCACCGTCGGCGACTCCATCGAATGCGGTTACCATGGCTTCACCTACGGGTCCGATGGCATGTGCACCAAGGTTCCGGCACAGACCACCATCCCCGAGCGCGCTAAGGTGCGCAAGTACCCGTTGGTGGAGAAGGACGGCTGGATCTGGGCCTGGATGGGCGACCCGGAGTTGGCCGACCCGGCCGACGTGCCGGACACCCACTGGATGACCGATCCGGAATGGGCCACAGTCACCCACTCGGTGCACTTCGCCTGCCGTGCCGATCTGATCCATGACAACCTGCTTGACCTGACCCACGAGTCGTTCCTGCACCAGTCCACCGTCGGAGACGACTACATCTACGAACATGGCATCACTGTTGAGGTAGAAGGCTCGGTCGTCAGCGTAGACCGGCTGATGCCTTCGGTGCCGGCCCCGCCGCTGTACGCGGACACCATGGGGATTAGCGGAAACTACGACCGGTTCCACTGCACCGAATTCTTCGTGCCGAACCTGCACGTACTGCACTCGGGCATCACCGGTGAAGGACGTCCACGTGCCGAGGGCTACCTGATCAAGGTGCTCAACGGAATCACCCCGATCGATGCGAACAACGCCTGGTACTACTACGCCTTCAGCCGCAACTTCGCCGTGGACGACGCACAGGCGACGGCGGACCTGGAAGTCGGACTAGCCACGGTGCTGCGCGAGGATGCCGAGGCGCTCGAGGCGCAGGAAATCGGGATGCAGGAACGCCCGGCCGGAGAATTCGACGTGCTCATCGCCCAGGACGGCGGCGTGGCCAAGGCCCGACGCATCCTGGCTAACCTGATCAAGCGCGAGCAGGCCGCAGCACAGAAGCCGGCCGCTGTCGCCGGTACACGGGCGTAA
- a CDS encoding GntR family transcriptional regulator, which translates to MASRVQDTRPLAVRVYERMASEIVDGTLKPGTALIQEHVAAQYGVSRTPVRDALTQVTLEGLASLVPGSGYVVNELTSQDVSNVFEVRYALEELAVRQAIGHHTPKQLVRLRALIDEFETIDPDDAEEQFQLGKDFHLALVGPCPNRYLRETLENIWAHPIQRRITRAYEIGPRHQAEIATAHRQILAALQSGDIDLIIRVLGYCHDSGDVTAYAQVVDSTNAATQ; encoded by the coding sequence ATGGCATCGAGGGTCCAGGACACGCGGCCGCTGGCTGTCAGGGTCTATGAGCGCATGGCATCGGAGATTGTCGACGGCACGCTCAAGCCCGGTACGGCCCTGATCCAGGAACACGTAGCCGCGCAATACGGAGTTTCCCGGACCCCGGTGAGGGACGCCCTCACCCAGGTCACCTTGGAGGGTCTGGCCTCCCTGGTGCCGGGCAGCGGCTATGTGGTCAACGAACTCACCTCCCAGGACGTGAGCAACGTCTTCGAGGTGCGCTATGCCTTGGAAGAACTCGCCGTCCGCCAAGCCATCGGACACCATACCCCCAAACAACTGGTGCGCCTCCGAGCCCTGATCGACGAATTCGAAACAATCGATCCGGACGACGCCGAAGAGCAGTTCCAGCTCGGGAAGGACTTCCACCTTGCGCTGGTGGGCCCCTGCCCCAACCGGTATCTGCGCGAAACCCTGGAGAACATCTGGGCGCATCCGATCCAGCGCCGGATCACCCGAGCCTATGAAATCGGGCCCCGGCATCAGGCGGAGATCGCCACGGCACATCGACAGATTCTTGCCGCGCTACAGAGCGGGGACATCGATCTGATCATTCGCGTCCTAGGCTACTGCCACGATTCCGGCGACGTCACCGCCTACGCTCAGGTTGTTGATTCCACCAACGCAGCAACCCAGTGA
- a CDS encoding PucR family transcriptional regulator ligand-binding domain-containing protein encodes MMEQNDGFTHPATGRLSVARILELKVLRDAEPLVLAGADSLENVVRWVHVAESADMAGLLQGGELVLSTGLAFRGPGAGAHYFLRQIREAGAAGVVIELAGAGDEVESSVQGLRAAAREVDYPVVLVRKRMRFVEVTEVVHRMLVSDQLAALERSRTIHEVFTALSLESASEEHIVARAAELIEAPVVLEDVGHLVLAFETAGSAADELLEGWTERSRRVRYREATGRSANAPESWLQAPVGVRGRRWGRLVVPGPLVDDDDAALVLERAGQTLTIARLAGRDERELLHQARAGLLHELRQPHALSDAAVAARAAALGLGAAVHYVPLVLRLDAAPGEAPTGLQLRERELLEVLGTVLASTRNQALAASLQSGSIGVLLGLSARQLEEPALERICGQLADELGGSRFSAGVGRGYGSIGAAAHGLDEAAQVAETVATFDSRTRRFYRFADVRLRGLLSLLASNARLATFAEAELAGILNPPDAEALELLELYLRHGGNKSALARTGYLSRPALYARLAKLEARLGVSLEDAESRTSLHVALLWRRVNGQAVGREAVR; translated from the coding sequence ATGATGGAGCAGAACGACGGATTTACCCACCCGGCCACCGGGCGACTGAGCGTGGCCCGCATCCTCGAGCTGAAGGTGCTGCGCGACGCCGAACCACTGGTGCTGGCCGGCGCCGATTCACTGGAAAACGTGGTCCGTTGGGTGCATGTAGCCGAATCGGCAGACATGGCCGGTCTGCTCCAGGGCGGGGAACTGGTGCTCAGCACCGGCCTGGCCTTCAGGGGACCCGGGGCCGGGGCGCACTACTTCCTGCGCCAGATCCGCGAGGCGGGTGCCGCAGGCGTGGTCATCGAGCTGGCAGGAGCCGGGGACGAGGTCGAATCGAGCGTCCAGGGTCTGCGCGCCGCTGCCCGGGAAGTGGACTACCCGGTGGTCCTGGTACGCAAGCGGATGCGCTTCGTCGAGGTGACCGAGGTGGTGCACCGCATGCTGGTGTCGGACCAGCTGGCGGCGCTGGAACGCTCACGCACCATCCACGAGGTGTTCACCGCGCTCAGCCTGGAATCCGCCAGCGAGGAGCATATCGTCGCACGGGCCGCCGAGTTGATCGAGGCGCCGGTGGTACTGGAGGATGTCGGGCACCTGGTGCTCGCCTTCGAGACGGCGGGCAGCGCTGCCGATGAACTGCTGGAGGGCTGGACCGAACGCTCGCGCCGGGTGCGTTACCGGGAAGCCACCGGGCGCAGCGCCAACGCACCGGAATCCTGGTTGCAGGCCCCCGTCGGGGTCCGCGGGCGGCGCTGGGGCCGGCTGGTGGTGCCCGGACCGCTGGTCGATGACGACGACGCGGCGCTGGTGCTCGAACGAGCCGGGCAGACGCTAACCATCGCCCGGTTGGCCGGGCGCGACGAACGCGAGCTGCTGCACCAGGCCCGGGCCGGACTGCTGCACGAACTGCGCCAGCCGCACGCGCTGAGCGACGCGGCGGTTGCCGCCCGCGCCGCCGCACTGGGGCTGGGCGCCGCCGTGCACTACGTACCGCTGGTGCTGCGCCTCGATGCGGCCCCCGGGGAGGCGCCGACCGGCTTGCAACTCCGCGAGCGCGAACTGCTCGAGGTGCTCGGCACGGTGCTGGCATCCACCCGGAACCAGGCACTGGCAGCCAGCCTGCAATCCGGCTCGATCGGCGTGCTGCTCGGGCTTTCGGCGCGGCAGCTGGAGGAACCGGCGCTGGAGCGGATCTGCGGGCAGCTGGCCGACGAGCTTGGCGGGTCCCGCTTCTCGGCCGGTGTCGGGCGCGGCTACGGGAGCATCGGCGCGGCGGCCCACGGCCTGGACGAGGCTGCCCAGGTCGCGGAGACTGTTGCGACCTTCGACTCGCGCACCCGGCGCTTCTACCGCTTCGCCGACGTCCGCCTGCGCGGTTTGCTCTCGTTGCTGGCCTCCAACGCCCGGCTGGCCACCTTTGCCGAGGCGGAGCTGGCCGGGATCCTGAACCCGCCCGATGCCGAGGCGCTGGAACTGCTTGAGCTCTACCTGCGCCACGGCGGTAACAAATCGGCACTGGCCCGCACCGGCTACCTGAGTCGGCCCGCACTGTATGCGCGCCTGGCCAAGCTGGAGGCTCGCCTGGGCGTCTCGCTGGAGGACGCTGAATCGCGTACCTCGCTCCATGTGGCCCTGCTGTGGCGGCGGGTTAACGGGCAAGCAGTGGGAAGGGAAGCCGTGCGTTAG